One window of the Camelina sativa cultivar DH55 chromosome 1, Cs, whole genome shotgun sequence genome contains the following:
- the LOC104779599 gene encoding polynucleotide 3'-phosphatase ZDP isoform X2: MITKFASLRFSSLLIFNRSTLYFGERPPQYYYLYNPSHILRRTPAAKKKMPVVAEYAKSNRSSCKSCSEKIAVKSLRLGLISKGPGGVDMTRWHHFDCFPSDSEPIASADDIQGLSALEKDDQDALMKMVEQCGEESAKNQDEKKVTVKVGPKRFKENNAKVIADYAKSSRSSCKRCSQTIDSKDLRLGLVTKDSSRGFDVTSWHHFGCFPREWNPIHSVEDIGGYSSLEHDDQKALKEWAEHCRKGISKDELPKLDEENAESVADNELMEETNKGKHSPVAKLVEQCGEPAKELDEDEEIKKPASDVKISGEKIKETKETPDSSKVNAEYAKSSRSTCKQCSQTIAAKELRLGLVTRNFRGFDMTQWHHLGCFPVDSDPIGSVEEIGGFSELQSGDQDALKELFKQCGKKTLVDKMDEDNDESDNTRLTEETNKRKHSEVVKMADEDDSQTKANQHTSRKHKVNNNESTSQVEVEAEISLSASDVKDKYRDANLLPKWKAFETVIFLERDDGLKDSEKIAAFDFDGCLAKTSVKITGAHAWSLMYPSIPEKLQSLYNQGYKLVIFTNESNIDRWKNKRQAAVDSKIGRLNSFIKRVEVPIQVFIACGFSSSAGKDDRYRKPKAGMWQLMKKHFNSGIAIDMDKSFYVGDAAGRKMDHSDADIKFAQANGLKFYTPEEYFISSST; the protein is encoded by the exons ATGATTACTAAATTCGCGTCTCTTCGTTTCTCCTCTCTTCTTATATTCAATCGTTCCACTCTCTATTTCGGAGAACGACCACCACAGTACTACTATCTCTACAACCCCAGTCACATTTTGAGAAGAACACCGGCGGCGAAGAAGAAAATGCCTGTCGTAGCTGAGTACGCGAAGTCGAATCGATCGTCTTGTAAGTCATGTTCGGAGAAGATTGCTGTGAAATCGCTTAGGTTAGGGTTGATTAGCAAAGGACCTGGCGGGGTTGATATGACAAGGTGGCACCATTTCGATTGTTTCCCTAGTGATTCCGAGCCGATTGCTTCAGCTGATGATATCCAAGGTTTATCCGCCTTAGAG AAAGATGACCAGGATGCTTTGATGAAGATGGTGGAACAGTGTGGTGAAGAGTCTGCTAAAAAC CAAGATGAGAAGAAGGTGACGGTTAAAGTTGGGCCGAAGAGGTTTAAGGAGAATAATGCGAAAGTTATTGCTGATTATGCGAAATCAAGCAGATCATCATGCAAGAGGTGCTCTCAGACAATCGATTCAAAGGATCTGAGATTGGGGCTGGTGACTAAAGACTCCTCCAGGGGATTTGATGTGACCAGCTGGCATCACTTTGGTTGTTTTCCCCGCGAATGGAATCCAATTCATTCTGTGGAGGATATTGGTGGATATTCATCACTTGAG CATGATGATCAGAAGGCATTAAAGGAATGGGCCGAACATTGCAGGAAGGGGATCTCGAAAGAT GAATTACCGAAGCTGGATGAAGAGAATGCGGAATCTGTAGCTGATAATGAGTTAATGGAGGAGAcaaacaaaggaaaacattcTCCGGTTGCAAAATTGGTGGAACAATGTGGCGAGCCTGCAAAAGAA cttgatgaggatgaagagaTTAAAAAGCCTGCATCAGATGTAAAAATAAGTGGGGAGAAGATTAAGGAGACGAAAGAGACTCCTGATTCTTCAAAAGTTAATGCTGAGTATGCAAAATCAAGCAGATCAACGTGCAAGCAGTGCTCTCAGACTATCGCTGCAAAGGAACTGAGGTTAGGGCTAGTGACCAGAAACTTCCGGGGCTTTGATATGACACAGTGGCATCACTTGGGTTGTTTTCCTGTCGACTCAGATCCAATTGGTTCTGTAGAAGAAATTGGTGGATTTTCAGAACTGCAG AGTGGTGATCAGGATGCATTAAAGGAATTGTTCAAACAATGCGGGAAGAAGACTTTGGTAGAT AAGATGGATGAAGATAATGACGAATCTGATAATACTAGGCTAACTGAGgagacaaacaaaagaaaacattctGAG GTTGTTAAAATGGCGGATGAAGATGACTCGCAAACTAAAGCAAACCAACACACGTCTAGAAAGCATAAG GTGAACAATAATGAGTCAACTTCTCAGGTCGAGGTTGAAGCAGAAATCTCTCTTTCAGCTTCTGATGTGAAGGATAAGTACAGG GATGCCAATCTACTACCAAAGTGGAAAGCTTTCGAGACAGTTATATTCCTTGAGCGG GATGATGGTCTTAAAGATTCAGAGAAAATAGCTGCATTTGACTTTGATGGATGCCTGGCAAAAACATCTGTGAAAAT taCAGGGGCACATGCTTGGTCCCTTATGTACCCCTCCATTCCTGAGAAACTGCAAAGTCTGTACAATCAAGGCTATAAGCTG GTCATTTTCACAAATGAATCCAACATTGATCGATGGAAGAACAAAAGGCAAGCTGCTGTAGATTCGAAGATCGGACGTCTCAACAGTTTTATCAAGCGCGTGGAGGTTCCCATTCAG GTGTTTATAGCCTGCGGGTTCTCAAGTTCTGCGGGTAAAGATGACCGTTACCGCAAACCTAAGGCTGGAATGTGGCAACTTATGAAGAAGCATTTTAACTCTGGAATTGCTATTGATATGGACAA ATCCTTTTATGTTGGGGATGCAGCCGGAAGAAAAATGGATCACAGCGACGCTGACATCAAATTTGCGCAG GCAAATGGACTAAAGTTTTACACCCCGGAGGAGTACTTTATCTCTTCAAGTACATAA
- the LOC104779577 gene encoding transcription factor TGA2.3-like isoform X2 produces MSQETAIASFKKFQQSWIEQLQHHLNYLRSAQNHHRNSVTGDEERLREAVERVMKHFREFHRAKWATTETDVVGVMAAPWSSALERSLHWVGGWRPTTLFHLVYTESSILFESRIVDILRGFRTGDLSDLSPSQFRIKFVKGRTVSELQCETVKEENAITEELSEWQDDASELVMGTSSNPEQRIRRLAEIVHRTDDLRLRTITRVVELLSPLQQAEFLIAAAELRAGVAGWGTSHDRRRSSNV; encoded by the exons ATGAGCCAAGAGACAGCGATAGCGAGCTTCAAGAAATTCCAACAGTCATGGATCGAGCAGCTACAACACCACCTCAACTACCTTCGTTCAGCTCAAAACCACCACCGGAACTCTGTTACCGGTGACGAGGAACGGCTTAGGGAAGCGGTGGAGAGAGTGATGAAACACTTTAGAGAGTTCCACAGGGCGAAGTGGGCGACGACGGAGACAGACGTAGTTGGAGTTATGGCTGCTCCTTGGTCTTCGGCTCTTGAACGGTCGCTCCATTGGGTCGGTGGTTGGCGACCAACCACCTTGTTTCATCTGGTTTATACTGAGTCCAGTATTTTGTTCGAGTCTCGTATTGTTGATATACTTCGTGGCTTTCGCACCGGTGATCTCAGCGATCTCTCTCCTTCTCAGTTCAG GATTAAATTTGTCAAAGGCAGGACGGTGAGTGAGCTACAATGTGAGACGGTGAAGGAAGAGAATGCGATAACGGAAGAGTTATCAGAGTGGCAAGACGATGCGAGCGAACTCGTCATGGGAACATCGTCCAATCCCGAGCAGAGGATCCGACGTCTAGCAGAAATCGTCCATCGAACCGATGATCTACGGCTGAGAACGATTACACGTGTGGTGGAACTGCTTAGTCCGCTCCAACAAGCGGAGTTTCTTATCGCTGCGGCTGAGCTTCGTGCGGGCGTTGCTGGTTGGGGGACTAGCCACGACCGTCGTCGAAGTTCCAACGTTTGA
- the LOC104779599 gene encoding polynucleotide 3'-phosphatase ZDP isoform X1, translated as MITKFASLRFSSLLIFNRSTLYFGERPPQYYYLYNPSHILRRTPAAKKKMPVVAEYAKSNRSSCKSCSEKIAVKSLRLGLISKGPGGVDMTRWHHFDCFPSDSEPIASADDIQGLSALEKDDQDALMKMVEQCGEESAKNQDEKKVTVKVGPKRFKENNAKVIADYAKSSRSSCKRCSQTIDSKDLRLGLVTKDSSRGFDVTSWHHFGCFPREWNPIHSVEDIGGYSSLEHDDQKALKEWAEHCRKGISKDELPKLDEENAESVADNELMEETNKGKHSPVAKLVEQCGEPAKEQLDEDEEIKKPASDVKISGEKIKETKETPDSSKVNAEYAKSSRSTCKQCSQTIAAKELRLGLVTRNFRGFDMTQWHHLGCFPVDSDPIGSVEEIGGFSELQSGDQDALKELFKQCGKKTLVDKMDEDNDESDNTRLTEETNKRKHSEVVKMADEDDSQTKANQHTSRKHKVNNNESTSQVEVEAEISLSASDVKDKYRDANLLPKWKAFETVIFLERDDGLKDSEKIAAFDFDGCLAKTSVKITGAHAWSLMYPSIPEKLQSLYNQGYKLVIFTNESNIDRWKNKRQAAVDSKIGRLNSFIKRVEVPIQVFIACGFSSSAGKDDRYRKPKAGMWQLMKKHFNSGIAIDMDKSFYVGDAAGRKMDHSDADIKFAQANGLKFYTPEEYFISSST; from the exons ATGATTACTAAATTCGCGTCTCTTCGTTTCTCCTCTCTTCTTATATTCAATCGTTCCACTCTCTATTTCGGAGAACGACCACCACAGTACTACTATCTCTACAACCCCAGTCACATTTTGAGAAGAACACCGGCGGCGAAGAAGAAAATGCCTGTCGTAGCTGAGTACGCGAAGTCGAATCGATCGTCTTGTAAGTCATGTTCGGAGAAGATTGCTGTGAAATCGCTTAGGTTAGGGTTGATTAGCAAAGGACCTGGCGGGGTTGATATGACAAGGTGGCACCATTTCGATTGTTTCCCTAGTGATTCCGAGCCGATTGCTTCAGCTGATGATATCCAAGGTTTATCCGCCTTAGAG AAAGATGACCAGGATGCTTTGATGAAGATGGTGGAACAGTGTGGTGAAGAGTCTGCTAAAAAC CAAGATGAGAAGAAGGTGACGGTTAAAGTTGGGCCGAAGAGGTTTAAGGAGAATAATGCGAAAGTTATTGCTGATTATGCGAAATCAAGCAGATCATCATGCAAGAGGTGCTCTCAGACAATCGATTCAAAGGATCTGAGATTGGGGCTGGTGACTAAAGACTCCTCCAGGGGATTTGATGTGACCAGCTGGCATCACTTTGGTTGTTTTCCCCGCGAATGGAATCCAATTCATTCTGTGGAGGATATTGGTGGATATTCATCACTTGAG CATGATGATCAGAAGGCATTAAAGGAATGGGCCGAACATTGCAGGAAGGGGATCTCGAAAGAT GAATTACCGAAGCTGGATGAAGAGAATGCGGAATCTGTAGCTGATAATGAGTTAATGGAGGAGAcaaacaaaggaaaacattcTCCGGTTGCAAAATTGGTGGAACAATGTGGCGAGCCTGCAAAAGAA CAGcttgatgaggatgaagagaTTAAAAAGCCTGCATCAGATGTAAAAATAAGTGGGGAGAAGATTAAGGAGACGAAAGAGACTCCTGATTCTTCAAAAGTTAATGCTGAGTATGCAAAATCAAGCAGATCAACGTGCAAGCAGTGCTCTCAGACTATCGCTGCAAAGGAACTGAGGTTAGGGCTAGTGACCAGAAACTTCCGGGGCTTTGATATGACACAGTGGCATCACTTGGGTTGTTTTCCTGTCGACTCAGATCCAATTGGTTCTGTAGAAGAAATTGGTGGATTTTCAGAACTGCAG AGTGGTGATCAGGATGCATTAAAGGAATTGTTCAAACAATGCGGGAAGAAGACTTTGGTAGAT AAGATGGATGAAGATAATGACGAATCTGATAATACTAGGCTAACTGAGgagacaaacaaaagaaaacattctGAG GTTGTTAAAATGGCGGATGAAGATGACTCGCAAACTAAAGCAAACCAACACACGTCTAGAAAGCATAAG GTGAACAATAATGAGTCAACTTCTCAGGTCGAGGTTGAAGCAGAAATCTCTCTTTCAGCTTCTGATGTGAAGGATAAGTACAGG GATGCCAATCTACTACCAAAGTGGAAAGCTTTCGAGACAGTTATATTCCTTGAGCGG GATGATGGTCTTAAAGATTCAGAGAAAATAGCTGCATTTGACTTTGATGGATGCCTGGCAAAAACATCTGTGAAAAT taCAGGGGCACATGCTTGGTCCCTTATGTACCCCTCCATTCCTGAGAAACTGCAAAGTCTGTACAATCAAGGCTATAAGCTG GTCATTTTCACAAATGAATCCAACATTGATCGATGGAAGAACAAAAGGCAAGCTGCTGTAGATTCGAAGATCGGACGTCTCAACAGTTTTATCAAGCGCGTGGAGGTTCCCATTCAG GTGTTTATAGCCTGCGGGTTCTCAAGTTCTGCGGGTAAAGATGACCGTTACCGCAAACCTAAGGCTGGAATGTGGCAACTTATGAAGAAGCATTTTAACTCTGGAATTGCTATTGATATGGACAA ATCCTTTTATGTTGGGGATGCAGCCGGAAGAAAAATGGATCACAGCGACGCTGACATCAAATTTGCGCAG GCAAATGGACTAAAGTTTTACACCCCGGAGGAGTACTTTATCTCTTCAAGTACATAA
- the LOC104779577 gene encoding transcription factor TGA2.3-like isoform X1 — MSQETAIASFKKFQQSWIEQLQHHLNYLRSAQNHHRNSVTGDEERLREAVERVMKHFREFHRAKWATTETDVVGVMAAPWSSALERSLHWVGGWRPTTLFHLVYTESSILFESRIVDILRGFRTGDLSDLSPSQFSRIKFVKGRTVSELQCETVKEENAITEELSEWQDDASELVMGTSSNPEQRIRRLAEIVHRTDDLRLRTITRVVELLSPLQQAEFLIAAAELRAGVAGWGTSHDRRRSSNV; from the exons ATGAGCCAAGAGACAGCGATAGCGAGCTTCAAGAAATTCCAACAGTCATGGATCGAGCAGCTACAACACCACCTCAACTACCTTCGTTCAGCTCAAAACCACCACCGGAACTCTGTTACCGGTGACGAGGAACGGCTTAGGGAAGCGGTGGAGAGAGTGATGAAACACTTTAGAGAGTTCCACAGGGCGAAGTGGGCGACGACGGAGACAGACGTAGTTGGAGTTATGGCTGCTCCTTGGTCTTCGGCTCTTGAACGGTCGCTCCATTGGGTCGGTGGTTGGCGACCAACCACCTTGTTTCATCTGGTTTATACTGAGTCCAGTATTTTGTTCGAGTCTCGTATTGTTGATATACTTCGTGGCTTTCGCACCGGTGATCTCAGCGATCTCTCTCCTTCTCAGTTCAG TAGGATTAAATTTGTCAAAGGCAGGACGGTGAGTGAGCTACAATGTGAGACGGTGAAGGAAGAGAATGCGATAACGGAAGAGTTATCAGAGTGGCAAGACGATGCGAGCGAACTCGTCATGGGAACATCGTCCAATCCCGAGCAGAGGATCCGACGTCTAGCAGAAATCGTCCATCGAACCGATGATCTACGGCTGAGAACGATTACACGTGTGGTGGAACTGCTTAGTCCGCTCCAACAAGCGGAGTTTCTTATCGCTGCGGCTGAGCTTCGTGCGGGCGTTGCTGGTTGGGGGACTAGCCACGACCGTCGTCGAAGTTCCAACGTTTGA
- the LOC104779577 gene encoding transcription factor TGA2.3-like isoform X3, with protein MSQETAIASFKKFQQSWIEQLQHHLNYLRSAQNHHRNSVTGDEERLREAVERVMKHFREFHRAKWATTETDVVGVMAAPWSSALERSLHWVGGWRPTTLFHLVYTESSILFESRIVDILRGFRTGDLSDLSPSQFRTVSELQCETVKEENAITEELSEWQDDASELVMGTSSNPEQRIRRLAEIVHRTDDLRLRTITRVVELLSPLQQAEFLIAAAELRAGVAGWGTSHDRRRSSNV; from the exons ATGAGCCAAGAGACAGCGATAGCGAGCTTCAAGAAATTCCAACAGTCATGGATCGAGCAGCTACAACACCACCTCAACTACCTTCGTTCAGCTCAAAACCACCACCGGAACTCTGTTACCGGTGACGAGGAACGGCTTAGGGAAGCGGTGGAGAGAGTGATGAAACACTTTAGAGAGTTCCACAGGGCGAAGTGGGCGACGACGGAGACAGACGTAGTTGGAGTTATGGCTGCTCCTTGGTCTTCGGCTCTTGAACGGTCGCTCCATTGGGTCGGTGGTTGGCGACCAACCACCTTGTTTCATCTGGTTTATACTGAGTCCAGTATTTTGTTCGAGTCTCGTATTGTTGATATACTTCGTGGCTTTCGCACCGGTGATCTCAGCGATCTCTCTCCTTCTCAGTTCAG GACGGTGAGTGAGCTACAATGTGAGACGGTGAAGGAAGAGAATGCGATAACGGAAGAGTTATCAGAGTGGCAAGACGATGCGAGCGAACTCGTCATGGGAACATCGTCCAATCCCGAGCAGAGGATCCGACGTCTAGCAGAAATCGTCCATCGAACCGATGATCTACGGCTGAGAACGATTACACGTGTGGTGGAACTGCTTAGTCCGCTCCAACAAGCGGAGTTTCTTATCGCTGCGGCTGAGCTTCGTGCGGGCGTTGCTGGTTGGGGGACTAGCCACGACCGTCGTCGAAGTTCCAACGTTTGA
- the LOC104779630 gene encoding rab3 GTPase-activating protein non-catalytic subunit-like translates to MAKRIHLTELGCIACEELSELGAGKEGWLVNNPNLLCALDSHSLALANRNLILIVNWGDPDAPRVKIRPDLSPIEAESITAIEWLVFDDVRVVVAGTSCGYLLVYSVAGDLIHKQMVHASRILKLRVRGTKKDLIQETSTEEICFVMPGIIARFDGSNIQSMLQKWFQEKNSNFWDQKNRKGDVEDTGSLSQRLPYQIWNVNKNGVCVDATVTGVMPPPLLELQSSQRYYCAVTIGEDAVISAYRLSEDRGRSLVGAILSKVVPAAASTIASFSKLIWRSNDQSPKRKPEAKTQSFARASSLTCIKDYPRKGEKLTLSPSGTLAAITDSLGRILLLDTQALVVVRLWKGYRDASCVFMEMLAKKDKGKGVIHTEPVKSDYCLCLAIHAPRKGIIEVWQMRTGPRLLTIQCAKGSKLLQPAYRFGSNSSSSPYIPLEVFLLNGDSGQVSMLNRSLS, encoded by the exons ATGGCGAAGAGGATCCACCTGACGGAACTAGGCTGCATCGCGTGTGAGGAACTTAGTGAGCTCGGTGCGGGCAAAGAAGGGTGGCTCGTGAACAATCCGAATCTTTTGTGTGCACTCGATTCTCACTCTTTAGCCCTAGCCAATCGTAATCTCATCTTGATTGTGAATTGGGGTGATCCTGATGCGCCTCGTGTCAAGATCAGGCCCGATCTGTCTCCGATTGAGGCTGAGTCGATTACGGCGATTGAATGGTTGGTGTTTGATGACGTCAGAGTCGTCGTTGCAGGGACTTCTTGTGGGTATCTCCTGGTTTACTCTGTTGCCGGTGATCTCATTCATAAGCAG ATGGTACATGCCAGCCGTATCTTGAAATTAAGAGTACGAGGAACTAAGAAAGATTTGATACAAGAGACATCCACTGAGGAGATCTGCTTTGTAATGCCTGGTATCATTGCCCGTTTTGATGGCTCCAACATTCAG AGTATGCTTCAGAAATGGTTTCAGGagaaaaattctaatttttggGACCAAAAGAATAGAAAGGGAGATGTAGAAGATACTGGTAGTTTGTCCCAACGACTACCCTATCAGATATGGAATGTCAACAAGAATGGTGTGTGTGTTGATGCTACTGTCACTGGCGTAATGCCTCCTCCATTACTAGAACTTCAG TCAAGTCAACGTTATTATTGTGCAGTGACCATTGGAGAAGATGCTGTAATCTCTGCTTATAG GCTCTCAGAAGACAGAGGTAGATCACTTGTTGGAGCGATTCTTTCAAAAGTTGTGCCTGCAGCTGCTTCAACCATAGCTTCTTTTTCTAAACTGATTTGGAGAAGTAATGATCAATCACCAAAGCGAAAGCCAGAAGCCAAGACTCAGTCTTTTGCTCGAG CATCATCCTTGACATGTATAAAGGACTACCCAAGGAAAGGCGAGAAGCTCACGTTATCCCCGAGTGGGACATTAGCTGCGATAACAGATTCTCTTGGTCGAATACTTCTGCTAGACACTCAAGCTCTCGTAGTTGTCCGGCTTTGGAAG GGTTATCGTGACGCAAGCTGTGTGTTCATGGAGATGTTAGCCAAAAAAGACAAAGGAAAAGGAGTAATTCACACAGAACCGGTAAAAAGTGATTACTGTCTATGCTTAGCCATTCACGCGCCACGAAAAGGCATCATCGAG GTGTGGCAGATGAGAACAGGGCCGCGTCTTCTAACGATTCAATGTGCGAAAGGTAGCAAATTGTTGCAGCCAGCGTACAGGTTCGGAtcaaattcatcgtcttctcctTACATTCCACTTGAAGTCTTCTTACTCAATGGAGATTCTGGCCAAGTCTCTATGCTCAACCGATCTCTCTCTTAA
- the LOC104779622 gene encoding uncharacterized protein LOC104779622: MLSQDLSFSKTLNPSFSFRKSPPNCGVRRVVSVLPVITERNYAFRVKSSELLLRNDGGFRRDVRALAGRSKKKLGGGSSGGRIEGDADMRKQVKRNARDKSKKLAESLFYRLYNNPDKSRSKILSSHPDKFTEEELEMIGLGYDRMVRFMDKDDPRLRHPYDWFKYGEFGPYSWRGVVVGDPVRGTISDECVTMIGEVENHEEFEKIEQHDMNLDFQKRVKELDSNLGLKYFWVFVRHPKWRLSELPWEQWTLVSEVVVEADKKQRLDKWNLMGRLGNKSRSLICQCAAWFRPDIVYVKKPVFQCRFEPQEDFFNSLIPYLNPVTESGFVCEVEDDEGRVEFSTYYGGLCKMLKVRQTAFVDDVVNAYEKSSDEKKSKVLKFLLGNHPNELLHPYTKEWKAKLEEMELGCDAPDENEDEMNISGNSKKAEFSEWIEDEADNDDDDDDDGEVEEENDDDNMVVDVEGSEEEDSLEGETEETDPEEDERYWEGQFKKATSNAERMEKLAEMSMVVSDKFYEKQLKAMEEREKSEIEGDELEMRGKKAKVKPEEWKTVGYGRWMKKIKKSRIPPELFLRAAVRPFVYRNLVKEIVLTRHAILEGEIGQKE, from the coding sequence ATGCTGAGTCAAGATTTATCCTTTTCTAAAACCCTGAACCCTAGTTTCTCCTTCCGTAAATCTCCACCCAATTGCGGCGTACGAAGGGTCGTTTCGGTTTTACCGGTTATTACCGAGAGGAACTATGCGTTCAGGGTCAAAAGCTCCGAGCTTTTGCTCAGAAATGATGGTGGGTTTAGGCGAGATGTGCGTGCTTTGGCGGGGAGGAGCAAGAAGAAGCTTGGAGGAGGTTCTTCTGGTGGGAGGATAGAAGGAGACGCAGATATGAGGAAGCAGGTGAAGAGGAACGCTCGTGATAAGTCTAAGAAGCTAGCGGAATCTTTGTTTTACAGATTGTATAATAACCCTGACAAGAGTCGAAGTAAGATTCTTAGTAGCCACCCGGATAAGTTCACGGAAGAGGAGCTTGAGATGATTGGGCTTGGTTACGATAGGATGGTTCGGTTTATGGATAAGGATGACCCTAGATTGCGTCATCCTTATGATTGGTTCAAGTATGGGGAGTTTGGACCTTACTCGTGGCGTGGTGTTGTGGTTGGTGATCCTGTTCGTGGTACTATCTCTGATGAGTGTGTTACTATGATTGGTGAAGTGGAGAATCATGAAGAGTTTGAGAAGATTGAGCAGCATGACATGAATTTAGATTTTCAGAAGAGGGTTAAGGAGTTGGATTCGAATCTTGGTTTGAagtatttttgggtttttgttagGCATCCGAAATGGAGACTCAGTGAGCTGCCGTGGGAGCAATGGACGTTGGTTAGCGAAGTGGTTGTAGAAGCGGATAAGAAGCAGAGGCTGGACAAGTGGAATTTGATGGGGAGATTGGGGAACAAGTCTAGGTCTTTGATATGTCAATGTGCGGCTTGGTTTAGACCTGATATTGTGTATGTGAAGAAGCCTGTGTTTCAGTGCAGGTTTGAGCCTCAAGAAGATTTCTTTAACTCGCTCATCCCTTATCTAAACCCGGTAACGGAATCTGGATTCGTGTGTGAAGTGGAGGATGATGAAGGTAGAGTGGAGTTCAGCACTTACTACGGAGGGTTGTGTAAGATGCTGAAGGTGAGACAGACTGCTTTTGTGGACGATGTGGTAAATGCGTATGAGAAGTCGAGTGATGAAAAGAAGTCCAAAGTGTTGAAGTTCTTGCTTGGAAACCACCCGAACGAGTTGTTGCATCCGTATACAAAAGAGTGGAAAGCAAAGTTGGAGGAGATGGAGCTAGGGTGTGATGCTCCAGATGAAAATGAGGATGAGATGAACATTAGTGGAAACTCAAAGAAGGCTGAATTCTCAGAGTGGATTGAAGATGAAGCTGacaatgacgatgatgatgatgatgatggtgaggtggaggaagagaatgatgatgataacatgGTTGTAGATGTGGAGGGAAGCGAGGAAGAAGACAGTTTAGAAGGTGAAACAGAGGAGACGGATCCGGAAGAGGATGAAAGGTACTGGGAAGGGCAATTCAAGAAAGCTACGAGCAACGCAGAGAGGATGGAGAAGCTTGCGGAGATGAGTATGGTGGTATCAGATAAGTTTTATGAGAAGCAGTTAAAGGCAATGgaggaaagagaaaagagtgAGATTGAAGGAGATGAGTTGGAAATGAGAGGTAAGAAGGCAAAAGTGAAACCAGAAGAATGGAAGACAGTAGGATATGGAAggtggatgaagaagataaagaagagtaGGATCCCACCTGAGCTATTTCTCCGTGCTGCTGTTAGGCCCTTTGTTTACAGAAACCTTGTCAAAGAGATTGTTCTGACAAGACACGCCATTTTGGAAGGAGAGATTGGTCAAAAGGAGTGA